The following proteins come from a genomic window of Candidatus Zixiibacteriota bacterium:
- the rlmB gene encoding 23S rRNA (guanosine(2251)-2'-O)-methyltransferase RlmB, which produces MPKRYGNSRTGPRVNPHANLSAEVGARSEDELFVLLEKVDRPLLLVLDGITDPHNLGACLRSADGAGAHAVVIPKDRSVSMTATVRTVACGAAEHVPLIQVTNLARSLRELRQAGVWLVGTVMDAERTIYECDLTGPTALVMGSEGTGIRRLTRESCDFLASLPMHGRVESLNVSVAAGICLYEAVRQRTHVGR; this is translated from the coding sequence ATGCCAAAGAGATATGGAAATAGTCGTACCGGGCCGCGAGTCAATCCGCATGCCAACCTCTCCGCCGAGGTGGGAGCGCGATCCGAAGATGAACTGTTTGTCCTGCTCGAGAAGGTTGACCGGCCCCTGTTGCTGGTCCTTGACGGCATCACTGACCCCCACAACCTTGGCGCTTGCCTGAGGTCGGCCGATGGCGCGGGAGCGCATGCGGTCGTCATACCGAAAGATCGATCCGTATCGATGACCGCGACCGTCCGCACCGTGGCGTGTGGAGCTGCCGAGCACGTGCCCCTTATTCAGGTTACCAATCTGGCTCGATCGCTCCGTGAGTTGCGGCAGGCCGGCGTATGGCTGGTCGGCACCGTGATGGACGCAGAGCGCACAATCTATGAATGCGATCTTACCGGGCCGACTGCTCTGGTGATGGGATCGGAGGGGACCGGCATCCGGCGATTGACCCGTGAGTCCTGTGATTTTCTCGCCAGCCTGCCGATGCACGGCCGGGTTGAAAGCCTGAATGTCTCGGTGGCTGCCGGCATCTGCCTGTACGAGGCCGTCCGACAGAGAACGCACGTCGGACGATAG
- a CDS encoding metal-dependent transcriptional regulator, with the protein MDEVWKKFDEAELSHSGVHHLMAVHELHKQHGYARGIDIARYLDITRGSVSVTLGKLKAKGYLTEDNNKFYRLTVKGVDAVNSVLDRRRTIERFFRTVLLVEGDRAQEDACKVEHLLSPQTTGKLLSFMEFLLSPQPEASRFLSTYMERNGLPTDQSVAAAKSAS; encoded by the coding sequence ATGGACGAAGTCTGGAAAAAATTCGACGAGGCCGAGTTAAGTCACAGCGGTGTTCATCACCTGATGGCCGTCCATGAGCTTCACAAGCAGCACGGTTACGCACGGGGTATCGACATCGCGCGCTATCTCGACATCACCCGGGGTTCGGTGTCTGTCACTCTCGGCAAGCTGAAAGCCAAAGGATACTTGACAGAGGATAACAACAAATTCTATCGGTTGACGGTCAAGGGGGTCGATGCTGTCAATTCTGTGTTGGACCGCCGCCGCACTATCGAACGCTTCTTTCGAACAGTGCTTTTGGTCGAGGGAGACCGGGCGCAGGAGGATGCGTGTAAGGTGGAACATCTGTTGAGTCCGCAAACGACCGGGAAGCTTCTCTCGTTCATGGAGTTTCTGCTTTCACCGCAGCCCGAGGCCAGCCGCTTTTTGTCTACTTATATGGAACGGAATGGACTGCCGACTGATCAGAGCGTTGCCGCGGCCAAATCCGCCAGCTGA
- a CDS encoding 6-phosphofructokinase: MKRIGIITSGGDCGGLNGVVKGAAQMATRKDVQTLAIPNGYAGLYNLVDMDTLVDLTPSRVDTFSIGLAGSEAGHSRVKISKIEDPDKYNRIRTGLAKFDIGGLVISGGDDTGSVIIDLDKNGIQCVHAPKTMDLDLQPYSVGGDSTINRIAEICRDLKTTGRSHNRIMVLEVFGRYAGHTAFRGGVAGEADAILIPELPVDFEELYRHLKKVYMKRVIESDVNAGTYTIVVAEGLKNASGKEIYDDSVPPDAFGHRKLAGAGKYVVQELKKMLKADDEIKSFMHRQGMYVKGHYEIPEVRSVTPGHIVRSGFTSAYDANFGMEAGASAVLLLLDGLSGVTVTGFRNGKIHYMKVSDAIKQRNVDLDMVNLYEQLGFTFGRVRQEFAPGRVEVTGLIDRIY, from the coding sequence ATAAAGCGCATCGGCATAATCACCAGCGGTGGTGACTGTGGTGGCTTAAACGGCGTGGTGAAAGGCGCGGCGCAAATGGCAACGCGCAAAGACGTCCAGACACTCGCTATCCCGAACGGTTACGCCGGGTTATACAACCTGGTCGACATGGACACGCTGGTGGACCTGACCCCATCCCGGGTCGATACGTTCAGCATCGGACTCGCGGGCTCAGAGGCGGGTCACTCACGTGTCAAGATCTCGAAGATCGAAGACCCCGACAAGTACAACCGCATTCGTACGGGTCTTGCGAAATTCGACATCGGAGGACTGGTAATTTCCGGTGGCGACGATACCGGATCCGTGATCATTGACCTGGACAAAAACGGCATTCAGTGCGTCCACGCTCCGAAGACCATGGATCTCGATCTGCAGCCGTATTCAGTAGGGGGCGACTCAACCATCAACAGGATTGCGGAAATCTGCCGCGACCTCAAGACCACCGGCCGGAGTCATAACCGGATCATGGTGCTTGAAGTATTCGGACGATATGCCGGTCATACGGCATTCCGTGGCGGAGTCGCAGGCGAGGCCGATGCGATCCTGATTCCCGAACTCCCGGTGGACTTCGAGGAGCTCTACCGCCACCTCAAGAAGGTCTATATGAAGCGCGTCATCGAGAGCGACGTCAACGCGGGGACGTATACAATCGTCGTTGCCGAGGGGCTGAAGAACGCCTCGGGGAAGGAAATCTACGACGACTCGGTGCCACCGGACGCGTTTGGACACCGGAAACTCGCGGGTGCCGGCAAATATGTCGTACAGGAACTCAAGAAGATGCTGAAGGCCGACGATGAGATAAAGTCCTTCATGCACCGTCAGGGGATGTACGTCAAGGGGCACTACGAGATTCCCGAAGTCCGGTCGGTGACGCCCGGCCATATTGTGCGCTCAGGATTTACGTCGGCTTATGATGCCAACTTCGGCATGGAGGCAGGGGCAAGCGCCGTACTCCTTCTTTTGGACGGCCTCTCCGGCGTCACGGTAACCGGCTTCAGGAACGGCAAAATTCACTATATGAAGGTGTCCGACGCAATCAAGCAGCGCAATGTCGATCTCGATATGGTGAATCTGTACGAACAGCTTGGGTTTACGTTTGGACGGGTACGCCAGGAGTTCGCCCCGGGTCGAGTCGAAGTCACCGGGTTGATAGACCGCATTTATTGA
- a CDS encoding YceI family protein: protein MLKHVLPAIVGTGVIAASAVAADWKLDVTHSEVGFTVRHMVVSKVNGQFTEFDGVITGFDGTTLEGGAVTFTAKSASINTDNVDRDKHLKSPDFFAVEEHPELKFVSTKVVPGEGNRFQLMGDLTIRGVTKPVTFDCEFNGVVTDPWGNTRAGFSATADINRQDFGVSWSKSLDAGGLVVSDNVQINIEIEAVQAKEG, encoded by the coding sequence ATGTTGAAACACGTTTTGCCTGCGATTGTCGGAACGGGCGTGATTGCCGCCTCAGCCGTCGCGGCCGACTGGAAGCTCGATGTGACACACTCGGAAGTCGGATTCACCGTGCGTCATATGGTGGTGTCGAAGGTCAACGGGCAGTTCACCGAATTTGATGGCGTGATAACCGGGTTTGACGGCACAACGCTCGAGGGCGGCGCGGTTACCTTTACCGCAAAGTCCGCTTCGATTAACACCGATAACGTCGACCGCGACAAACATCTGAAATCTCCGGACTTCTTTGCTGTCGAGGAACACCCGGAACTGAAGTTTGTGTCGACCAAAGTCGTGCCTGGCGAAGGAAATCGCTTCCAGCTCATGGGTGATCTTACCATCCGTGGCGTGACCAAGCCGGTGACCTTTGACTGTGAATTCAACGGCGTGGTTACCGACCCATGGGGCAACACGCGCGCGGGATTTTCGGCGACCGCTGATATCAACCGGCAGGACTTCGGTGTGTCGTGGAGCAAGAGCCTCGATGCCGGCGGGCTCGTCGTCAGCGATAACGTGCAGATCAATATCGAGATTGAGGCCGTTCAGGCCAAAGAAGGCTGA
- the ccsA gene encoding cytochrome c biogenesis protein CcsA, which yields MSLQAIGDLLILVGVAMNIVCGISFWLLGRGRQSWESLAIRSYHVFTASAVLASALLYYLFFSHNYAFKYVFEYSERAQPFLYVLSAFWGGQEGTYLLWLLLLALFGYVIIRRGGRYAGPAMAVYCLINLFFLLIMTKLSPFAYLSFYAPDGAGLNPLLRDPWMVVHPPIMFVGYALAAIPFTLAIAALVRNDFSDWLRLAFPWVALTAVMLGAGNILGGFWAYKTLGWGGYWGWDPVENSSFVPWMISLALLHGLIIERRTGALRRVNLLMAALLFLLVVYGTFLTRSGVLSDFSVHSFVDLGVNVYLVGFMALFFVLTVTVFLWRVGGIPSHPLNYNPHGREFSLFAAMSLLFATGAVVLFWSSLPVLTSLVGMEPRAAEIATYNNFALPFAILFSLILMYSPFSTFVAETIPARPRSIGIGFAVGAVVGFGLFYAVLGAGLTVAVLVTIVLGGIATYLAAPVGAGKLIPALTALAVAVLAMALTGVTEPLYILFIATAAMGVASNLVIVAPRIIRNWRSTGGHIAHTGFTIMLIGILASSAFSTSEKVIIPLNEARQAFDVSITYGGMEGDVMEPHNRLILTMTDQQRTQQLSPELYYSRRMDGLFKKPAIVRTTLEDLYMAPEQILEASRAAGLTLTRDEPKTVAEFTFTFLGFSVSDHSAQASMGLRATTLVEVRQGERIDTIAPAVIQRIDDAGHNHLVDEPGLLQTAGGDTILVTIAGLQVDRGEIVLDVPGLLESGEPERLVLDVSRKPLINLVWAGAILILVGCSIVFVRRLTDSAAPASGTPRAH from the coding sequence ATGTCGCTACAGGCCATCGGTGATTTGCTGATTTTGGTCGGTGTGGCCATGAATATAGTGTGCGGTATCAGCTTCTGGCTGCTCGGCCGGGGGCGACAGTCCTGGGAATCCCTGGCGATTCGATCCTATCACGTGTTCACTGCATCGGCCGTCCTTGCAAGCGCCCTCTTGTACTACCTGTTTTTCTCTCACAATTACGCATTCAAATATGTCTTCGAGTACTCGGAACGAGCGCAGCCGTTTTTATATGTCCTGTCCGCATTCTGGGGGGGCCAGGAAGGCACGTATCTGCTCTGGTTGTTGTTGCTCGCGTTGTTCGGTTACGTCATCATCCGGCGGGGTGGTCGCTACGCTGGACCGGCGATGGCTGTCTATTGCCTGATCAATCTTTTCTTTCTATTGATCATGACAAAGCTCTCGCCGTTTGCCTATTTGTCGTTTTATGCGCCGGATGGGGCCGGTCTCAACCCCCTGCTCCGTGACCCGTGGATGGTCGTGCATCCACCGATTATGTTTGTGGGATACGCGCTCGCGGCCATACCGTTTACTCTGGCGATCGCGGCGCTCGTGCGAAACGACTTTTCCGATTGGTTGCGGCTGGCTTTCCCATGGGTTGCGCTGACGGCCGTGATGCTCGGCGCGGGCAATATCCTGGGCGGGTTCTGGGCTTATAAGACGCTCGGGTGGGGAGGATACTGGGGCTGGGACCCGGTGGAAAACTCCTCGTTCGTGCCCTGGATGATCTCGCTGGCTCTCCTGCACGGTCTCATTATTGAACGGCGAACGGGTGCGCTGCGGCGGGTCAACCTGCTAATGGCGGCGCTGCTGTTTCTGCTGGTTGTCTACGGAACCTTTCTCACCCGCAGCGGCGTGTTGTCGGACTTCTCCGTCCACAGTTTTGTCGACCTGGGAGTTAATGTCTACCTGGTCGGATTCATGGCCCTCTTTTTTGTGCTGACCGTGACCGTGTTTCTCTGGCGTGTGGGCGGCATTCCCAGTCACCCACTGAACTACAACCCGCACGGCCGGGAGTTTTCGCTGTTTGCGGCCATGTCGTTGCTGTTCGCGACCGGTGCGGTGGTACTCTTCTGGAGCTCCCTGCCGGTACTCACCTCGCTTGTGGGCATGGAGCCACGGGCGGCGGAAATCGCTACGTACAACAATTTCGCTCTTCCGTTTGCCATCCTGTTCTCGCTTATCCTGATGTATTCGCCGTTTTCGACTTTCGTTGCCGAGACAATACCGGCTCGGCCACGATCGATCGGTATCGGTTTCGCGGTCGGCGCCGTGGTGGGTTTCGGCCTTTTCTACGCGGTACTCGGTGCGGGGTTGACCGTGGCCGTGCTTGTCACGATTGTGCTTGGCGGCATCGCCACCTACCTTGCCGCGCCGGTCGGCGCGGGCAAGTTGATCCCGGCGCTCACGGCGCTGGCTGTCGCCGTCCTTGCAATGGCCCTGACCGGCGTGACGGAGCCCCTTTACATCCTCTTTATCGCGACGGCCGCGATGGGGGTTGCCTCGAACCTTGTTATCGTGGCGCCAAGAATCATTCGAAACTGGCGGAGTACGGGTGGACATATTGCGCACACCGGCTTCACGATAATGCTGATCGGGATCCTTGCGTCATCGGCGTTCAGCACCAGTGAGAAAGTCATTATCCCGCTCAACGAGGCGCGCCAGGCGTTCGATGTCTCCATCACCTACGGCGGGATGGAGGGCGACGTCATGGAACCCCACAATCGTCTGATCCTGACGATGACCGATCAACAGCGTACGCAGCAGCTCAGCCCGGAGCTCTACTATTCTCGTCGTATGGACGGGCTGTTCAAGAAGCCCGCGATCGTGCGTACGACGCTCGAGGATCTCTACATGGCGCCGGAGCAGATTCTCGAAGCTAGTCGCGCCGCCGGTCTGACACTCACCAGAGACGAACCGAAGACCGTGGCCGAGTTCACATTCACATTTTTGGGGTTCTCCGTTTCCGATCACTCGGCGCAGGCCTCCATGGGGCTACGCGCCACCACGCTGGTTGAAGTAAGGCAGGGTGAGCGAATCGATACCATCGCCCCGGCCGTCATCCAGCGAATCGACGATGCCGGTCACAACCATCTCGTCGATGAGCCGGGACTGCTGCAGACCGCCGGCGGTGATACGATTCTGGTGACGATCGCCGGGTTGCAGGTCGATCGCGGCGAAATCGTACTCGATGTCCCGGGGCTGCTGGAGTCCGGCGAGCCGGAACGGCTGGTTCTTGATGTGTCCCGCAAGCCGCTCATCAACCTCGTATGGGCGGGCGCGATTCTGATACTGGTCGGCTGCTCGATTGTATTCGTCCGGCGGCTCACGGATTCTGCCGCGCCGGCCTCGGGAACTCCTCGCGCCCATTAG
- the lexA gene encoding transcriptional repressor LexA: MVKARLTDKQRAIFQFIQDRIVSRGHAPTIREIGEAFGIRSTNGVRTHISALLKKGLLKKQEFISRGLELTRPLAGQVGRVPLVGSVPAGSPIDAIENIEGEIAVDFTFLPSGDSFSLKVKGDSMKDAGILDGDVVVVKKQDTAQKGEIVVALINGEATVKRYVPQKTRVVLEPANDSFAPIIVERSSGEFRIAGKVVGLLRRLG, translated from the coding sequence ATGGTAAAAGCCAGGCTGACAGACAAGCAGCGCGCGATTTTCCAGTTCATTCAGGACCGCATCGTGTCCCGAGGACACGCGCCCACCATACGGGAAATCGGCGAGGCGTTTGGTATTCGATCCACGAACGGTGTCCGCACGCACATAAGCGCCCTCCTGAAAAAGGGATTACTGAAAAAGCAGGAGTTTATCTCGCGCGGGCTGGAACTGACCAGGCCATTGGCAGGGCAGGTGGGCCGGGTTCCGCTGGTAGGCTCGGTTCCCGCGGGATCGCCGATTGACGCGATCGAGAATATCGAAGGGGAAATCGCGGTAGACTTCACGTTCCTGCCGTCGGGCGATTCTTTCTCGCTGAAAGTCAAAGGCGACTCGATGAAAGACGCGGGTATTCTCGACGGCGACGTTGTCGTTGTCAAAAAGCAAGACACGGCGCAGAAAGGTGAAATCGTCGTGGCGCTGATAAACGGCGAAGCGACCGTCAAGCGCTACGTGCCGCAAAAGACCCGGGTAGTCCTCGAGCCGGCGAACGATTCCTTCGCCCCGATCATCGTGGAGAGGAGTTCGGGAGAGTTCCGAATCGCCGGCAAAGTGGTCGGGCTCCTGCGTCGATTGGGGTAG
- the fusA gene encoding elongation factor G produces the protein MKQYTTDKIRNVCLAGQRGSGKTSVADSIAFHTGINNRVGRVDDGSSLLDYTEAEIGRKTSVTSKLLACEWNNAKINLLDCPGHADFVGELLSSAKVADAVGFVLDATAGVEVGTGLQWKMLEKYHLARFFFVNKIEKENAHWKQNVESVNAAFGKQAVAVQIPIGEAEKFIGLVDLLHMKAYTFEGNERKEIDVPADLKDDVAAAREALVEVAAESDDALLEKFFENGNLSEEEALIGLRKGIRSGKLYPILFGSAAANIGIRVLLDFMGEYLPSPDQMPAANAVKTGKDDSVQVSPDPSGKHLAFVFKVFSEGHLGDMTFIKAVSGTVSQGLELYNQQTSTAERIGQLYTFQGKNRIEVPAVPAGDIGVLVKLKNTHIGNSLTDKDFGVSVKPLVYPNPIMDVAVKSKNKGDEEKIATGLSKLHEEDPTFRLVPDAALRQQVLWGQGSTHIELLVEKLKKRFGVDVELIKPKVPYRETIKGKTEQQYKHKKQSGGRGQYGDVYIRIEPNERGAGFEFADEITGGVIPGKYIPAVEKGIVESLDRGGLCGAPVVDVKVALYFGSYHDVDSSDMAFKIAGSMAFKEGYLKCKPVILEPIYNIEILVPEDFTGDVMGDLSSRRGKIAGMDPEGRSQRIRATVPQAELYQYSVDLRSMTQGQGFYSMDFSHYEEVPHEAAQKIIAEAQAEKEAEG, from the coding sequence GTGAAGCAGTATACTACCGATAAGATTCGAAACGTCTGTCTGGCCGGTCAGCGCGGCTCCGGGAAAACGTCGGTCGCCGATTCAATCGCCTTTCACACCGGCATCAACAACCGAGTCGGACGGGTGGACGACGGCAGTTCTCTGCTGGATTACACTGAGGCCGAAATCGGCCGGAAAACGTCGGTGACCTCCAAGCTTCTCGCGTGCGAGTGGAATAACGCAAAGATCAACCTGCTCGATTGCCCGGGACACGCGGATTTTGTCGGTGAGCTGCTCTCTTCGGCCAAAGTTGCCGACGCTGTTGGATTTGTGCTTGATGCCACGGCCGGCGTTGAAGTGGGCACGGGTCTGCAGTGGAAGATGCTTGAGAAATACCATCTGGCCAGGTTCTTCTTCGTGAATAAGATAGAGAAGGAGAATGCTCACTGGAAACAGAACGTAGAGTCGGTCAACGCCGCGTTCGGTAAACAGGCCGTCGCAGTACAGATCCCTATCGGTGAAGCCGAGAAGTTCATTGGCCTGGTTGACCTGCTCCACATGAAGGCGTATACCTTCGAGGGCAACGAGCGCAAGGAGATTGATGTTCCGGCCGATCTGAAGGACGATGTTGCTGCCGCCCGCGAGGCGTTGGTCGAAGTGGCGGCGGAGTCGGATGACGCCCTCCTCGAGAAATTCTTTGAAAACGGCAACCTCTCCGAGGAAGAGGCGCTGATTGGTCTTCGCAAGGGCATACGCTCCGGCAAGCTCTATCCAATTCTTTTTGGCTCGGCTGCGGCCAACATTGGAATACGCGTTCTGCTTGACTTTATGGGCGAGTATCTTCCGTCTCCGGATCAGATGCCCGCGGCCAATGCTGTCAAGACGGGCAAAGATGACAGCGTCCAGGTTTCACCTGACCCGTCCGGCAAACATCTCGCGTTCGTATTTAAGGTCTTTTCCGAGGGCCACTTGGGGGACATGACGTTCATCAAGGCCGTCTCCGGGACCGTGTCGCAGGGACTGGAGCTGTACAATCAGCAGACATCCACAGCCGAACGAATCGGTCAGCTTTATACTTTTCAGGGGAAGAACCGGATTGAAGTCCCTGCGGTACCTGCCGGGGACATCGGCGTGCTCGTAAAGCTGAAAAATACTCACATTGGCAATTCTCTGACTGATAAGGACTTTGGCGTATCGGTAAAACCGCTGGTTTATCCTAATCCGATTATGGATGTAGCCGTCAAGTCCAAGAACAAAGGTGATGAAGAAAAAATTGCGACTGGTCTTTCCAAGTTGCACGAGGAAGACCCGACATTCAGACTCGTCCCTGATGCCGCCCTGCGCCAGCAGGTTCTCTGGGGACAGGGCTCGACCCATATCGAACTGTTGGTGGAGAAGCTCAAGAAGCGTTTTGGTGTCGACGTCGAGCTGATAAAGCCCAAAGTGCCGTATCGAGAAACGATCAAAGGCAAAACCGAACAGCAGTACAAGCACAAGAAACAGAGCGGCGGCCGCGGTCAGTACGGTGATGTCTATATCCGAATTGAACCGAATGAACGGGGCGCAGGATTCGAGTTCGCCGATGAAATCACCGGTGGTGTGATTCCGGGCAAATACATACCGGCCGTCGAGAAGGGTATTGTGGAGTCACTGGATCGGGGCGGACTGTGCGGTGCACCGGTCGTTGACGTCAAAGTGGCACTGTATTTCGGCTCCTATCACGATGTTGATTCATCGGATATGGCTTTCAAGATTGCCGGCTCGATGGCGTTCAAAGAGGGCTACCTGAAATGCAAACCGGTAATCCTTGAGCCGATCTACAACATTGAGATTCTGGTTCCCGAGGACTTCACCGGCGACGTCATGGGCGACCTTTCGTCGCGTCGGGGTAAAATCGCCGGTATGGATCCGGAGGGAAGATCTCAGCGGATTCGCGCCACGGTACCTCAGGCAGAGCTCTATCAGTATTCTGTGGACCTGCGTTCCATGACCCAGGGTCAGGGGTTCTATTCGATGGACTTCTCACATTACGAAGAGGTCCCGCACGAGGCTGCACAGAAGATAATCGCCGAGGCCCAGGCCGAAAAAGAGGCTGAGGGCTGA
- a CDS encoding ATP-binding cassette domain-containing protein, producing MIEAQSLCKYYGSFVAIEDISFSIPRGQVVAFLGPNGAGKTTTMKILTGYLAPSSGAVRIAGRDVRTDRLAAARTIGYLPENGPLYDDMTPRELLAFFGEARGLTGAPLEDRIQKVAGQCALDLVFDKPIGKLSRGYRQRAGLAQALLHDPAVLIMDEPTAGLDPNQIRDFRRDIRELGRDKTILISTHILQEVDAVADRVLLVHNGRLKFDGSPDQLRSSGSLEETFYRMTDYGRAPGSVAEEGGAA from the coding sequence ATGATTGAGGCACAATCGCTGTGCAAGTACTACGGCTCTTTTGTCGCGATTGAGGATATTTCGTTCTCGATTCCGCGCGGGCAGGTAGTCGCCTTTCTCGGCCCCAATGGCGCCGGCAAAACCACAACCATGAAAATCCTGACCGGCTATCTTGCCCCCAGCAGCGGGGCAGTGCGGATAGCCGGGCGGGATGTGCGGACGGACCGTCTTGCCGCGGCCCGCACTATCGGCTATTTGCCCGAGAACGGTCCGTTGTACGACGACATGACGCCGCGCGAGTTGCTCGCCTTCTTCGGAGAGGCGCGTGGGCTGACCGGGGCGCCGCTCGAGGACCGGATCCAAAAAGTCGCTGGACAGTGCGCGCTTGATCTGGTCTTCGACAAACCGATTGGCAAGCTCTCCCGCGGATACCGACAGCGGGCGGGGCTTGCCCAGGCCCTGCTGCACGACCCGGCCGTGCTGATTATGGATGAGCCGACCGCGGGGCTTGACCCCAACCAGATCCGCGATTTCCGGCGCGATATTCGCGAGCTCGGACGGGACAAAACGATTCTGATCTCGACGCACATCCTGCAGGAGGTCGATGCGGTCGCGGACAGAGTGCTGCTGGTACACAACGGACGACTGAAGTTCGACGGCAGCCCGGACCAGTTGAGATCATCCGGCTCGCTCGAAGAGACCTTCTATCGCATGACCGATTACGGCCGGGCCCCGGGAAGCGTCGCGGAAGAGGGGGGTGCGGCATGA
- a CDS encoding YiiX family permuted papain-like enzyme: protein MSAKILIFVLPALVLSACASVDRHTLRDGDILFQDFASSQSEAIKIATGSEYSHCGVVFFDGDRPMVWEAVQPVTITPLTEWIGRDIDSHYVVMRLRDGDKQLSPAAIDAMKSYGRAVMGRDYDALFEWSDDRFYCSELVWKIYSEGAAIELCPRRPIGDYSLDNPVVREKLAERYGDLVPLDRMVVAPSDLYNSPLVELVYRK, encoded by the coding sequence ATGTCTGCCAAAATACTGATCTTTGTCCTGCCGGCACTTGTGCTGTCGGCCTGCGCGTCGGTCGACAGGCACACGCTGCGCGACGGCGACATTCTCTTCCAGGACTTCGCCTCCTCGCAAAGCGAAGCGATTAAAATCGCCACCGGCTCGGAGTACAGCCACTGCGGTGTCGTGTTTTTCGACGGTGATCGGCCGATGGTCTGGGAAGCGGTGCAACCGGTCACAATCACGCCGCTGACGGAGTGGATCGGTCGAGACATTGACAGCCACTATGTGGTCATGCGGCTTCGGGATGGCGACAAACAGCTCTCCCCTGCGGCAATCGATGCCATGAAATCGTATGGCCGAGCGGTGATGGGACGCGACTACGATGCGCTGTTCGAGTGGAGCGATGATCGCTTCTACTGCTCGGAACTGGTTTGGAAGATCTACTCCGAGGGGGCGGCCATTGAGCTCTGTCCCCGCCGACCGATCGGTGATTACTCGCTGGACAATCCGGTCGTGCGAGAGAAACTCGCCGAACGCTACGGCGACTTAGTACCGCTGGACCGTATGGTCGTAGCGCCGTCCGACCTTTACAACTCACCTTTGGTAGAACTCGTGTACAGGAAGTAA